A window from Musa acuminata AAA Group cultivar baxijiao unplaced genomic scaffold, Cavendish_Baxijiao_AAA HiC_scaffold_1139, whole genome shotgun sequence encodes these proteins:
- the LOC135671522 gene encoding probable LRR receptor-like serine/threonine-protein kinase At4g29180, which yields MSYELYVLQRVDNNPDICLCHSTCQIGSEGRKLATVTIVLISVVPALIILLLLSLLLFFLRRRKSTTKLSPPIQDSLAIPETHRFTYDELKAITNNFDLALGKGGFGNVYHGRLHDGTEAAVKLLHSHRMVKGTSSEESMSANSGSRSHGLKEFQAEAVLLSRVHHRNLVSLIGYCRDSNQLGLVYEYAARGSLRDHLSDKNSQTLSWRERIRIAVEAAQGLEYLHKGCVPPIIHRDVKTNNILLTHDFEAKVADFGLSKVFPDRCPDSRIY from the exons ATGTCTTATGAACTTTATGTTCTGCAAAGAGTGGACAACAATCCCGATATATGTCTCTGTCATAGTACATGTCAAATTGGCAGCGAAGGAAGGAAGCTTGCTACAGTCACCATTGTGCTGATCTCTGTCGTCCCAGCGCTGATTATACTGCTGCTCCTATCATTGCTTTTATTCTTCTTGAGGAGAagaaaatctacaacaaaattAT CACCGCCAATTCAAGACTCGCTTGCTATACCCGAAACCCATAGATTTACATATGATGAATTGAAGGCCATCACCAACAATTTTGATCTTGCACTTGGAAAGGGGGGGTTTGGGAATGTTTACCATGGTCGATTGCATGATGGCACTGAAGCTGCAGTAAAACTTTTGCACTCACATCGGATGGTCAAAGGGACATCATCTGAGGAGTCCATGTCTGCAAATTCTGGCTCCAGATCACATGGGCTGAAAGAGTTTCAAGCCGAG GCTGTTCTCTTATCGAGGGTCCATCACAGGAACTTAGTGTCTTTGATCGGGTACTGTAGAGACAGCAATCAACTTGGACTTGTTTATGAATATGCTGCTCGTGGAAGTCTTAGAGATCATCTTTCAG ATAAAAATAGTCAAACATTGAGTTGGAGAGAACGAATTCGGATAGCAGTGGAAGCCGCACAAG GTCTGGAGTATCTACACAAGGGATGTGTGCCACCTATAATCCATAGAGATGTGAAGACTAACAATATCCTCTTAACACATGACTTTGAGGCAAAGGTAGCAGATTTTGGGCTGTCAAAAGTCTTTCCTGACCGATGCCCAGACTCACGTATCTACTGA
- the LOC135671403 gene encoding probable LRR receptor-like serine/threonine-protein kinase At1g05700, whose product MVMGTATVAADNFTLHYSLGYGLNSSVQTTFYIYLHFADFNYLSGNGSRIFQVRADGEPDSDNISPAYLLATHVHFIHRLAYPGLKGYFNLTRVAGSTLPPILNAAEVYIPINLSAVATDPADADAMMGIKKLYQMKIWQGDPCAPQQFIWSGVNCTYSSSGTPRVTSLNLSYHGLNGAVPNALANLKALNYL is encoded by the exons ATGGTCATGGGGACTGCAACTGTTGCTGCAGATAATTTTACATTGCATTATTCCTTGGGCTATGGCCTCAATTCGAGTGTTCAAACAACATTCTATATCTATTTGCACTTTGCTGATTTCAACTATTTAAGTGGGAATGGAAGTAGAATTTTTCAGGTGAGAGCAGATGGGGAACCCGATAGTGACAACATCAGTCCTGCATATCTACTGGCAACTCATGTCCATTTCATCCATCGGCTGGCGTacccaggtttaaaaggttattttAATCTGACAAGGGTGGCCGGTTCCACCCTTCCCCCCATCCTCAATGCTGCTGAGGTTTACATTCCTATTAATCTTTCAGCTGTGGCAACAGATCCAGCCGATG CTGATGCTATGATGGGGATAAAGAAATTATATCAGATGAAGATATGGCAGGGTGATCCTTGTGCTCCGCAGCAATTCATTTGGAGTGGAGTAAATTGCACCTACTCAAGCTCTGGTACCCCAAGAGTCACCTCATT AAACCTCTCTTATCATGGGTTGAATGGTGCTGTACCAAATGCTTTGGCTAATCTGAAGGCCCTTAACTATTTGTAA
- the LOC135671402 gene encoding receptor-like protein EIX2, whose translation MDTKRRRRWRLPNHGNEKVLTELYLGGNSLGGVISEVHFENLTRLQVLDLSGNPITISIGQSWVPPFQLRFVYLTKCQLGPRFPEWLQFQTQIEELYLADCKIAGTMPAWFWNISSSTITDLFLSNNQIGGKLPSSLNFTKLETLYLDSNRFEGPLPTMLPSTLETLFLSNNSFTEQLPIWPDVQSVALSNNMLDGGLSSSICQWTGGLEYLDLSNNKLLGEIPYCLGKSLQNLWFLDLSNNHLSSEIPYTIGFLSGLSLLQLKNNSFSGEVPLSLKNCTNLWFLDLTQNNLVGSIMLWMGENLQQLKVLRLRSNMFSGVIPWQLARFEQLQIMDLANNNFFGSIPHNFGNLSAMRSTSQYSDFCSDELDVFTKGQDLHYLQCNMQLMKSLDLSNNHLIGEIPKGVGDLAGLKNLNLSRNHLQGKIPWEIGGMISLESLDLSINDLSGNIPESLSALYFLSYLNLSYNNLSGMIPSGHQLQTLNDPSIYMGNADLCGPPISKSCFNNKSTQNILQEYKKENPEWLWFYISMVLGYVMGFWTFCGILFLKDAWRHAYFHMIDDMYDWFWVQWYLIF comes from the exons ATGGA CACCAAAAGAAGAAGACGATGGAGGCTGCCAAATCACGGGAACGAGAAAGTTCTCACTGAATTGTATCTCGGTGGAAATTCTCTTGGAGGTGTTATTTCAGAGGTTCATTTTGAGAATCTTACCAGATTGCAAGTCTTGGACTTGTCTGGCAACCCCATCACCATATCAATCGGGCAGAGTTGGGTCCCTCCTTTCCAACTCAGATTTGTATATTTAACCAAATGTCAGTTGGGACCTCGATTTCCAGAATGGTTGCAATTCCAAACACAGATCGAAGAATTATATTTGGCAGACTGTAAAATTGCAGGGACAATGCCCGCTTGGTTttggaatatttcatcttctaccatCACAGATTTATTCCTTTCCAACAACCAAATAGGAGGCAAGCTGCCATCTTCTTTGAACTTCACCAAGTTGGAAACATTATATTTGGATTCCAACAGATTTGAAGGTCCATTGCCAACGATGCTACCATCTACACTTGAGACTCTATTCCTCTCCAATAATTCCTTTACAGAGCAATTGCCGATATGGCCTGATGTTCAATCAGTGGCACTCTCAAATAACATGCTTGATGGTGGCTTATCTTCATCAATCTGCCAATGGACAGGTGGTCTCGAATACCTTGACCTTTCGAACAACAAATTACTTGGTGAGATCCCTTATTGTCTGGGAAAATCATTACAAAATctttggttcttagatttgagCAACAACCACTTGTCAAGTGAAATTCCATACACGATCGGGTTTTTAAGTGGGCTTTCACTTTTGCAACTAAAAAATAACAGTTTTTCGGGTGAGGTTCCTTTGTCATTGAaaaattgtacaaatttatggttTCTTGATCTAACTCAAAATAATCTTGTCGGAAGTATAATGCTATGGATGGGAGAAAATCTACAACAACTGAAAGTACTTCGTCTACGTTCAAATATGTTTTCTGGAGTTATTCCTTGGCAACTTGCTAGATTTGAACAGCTTCAAATAATGGATCTTGCCAATAACAATTTCTTTGGATCAATACCTCACAACTTTGGTAATTTAAGTGCCATGAGATCTACATCACAATATTCTGATTTTTGTTCTGATGAATTAGATGTCTTTACGAAGGGACAAGATCTTCATTATTTACAATGCAACATGCAACTTATGAAAAGTTTGGATCTTTCAAACAATCATCTAATCGGAGAGATACCAAAAGGAGTTGGAGATCTTGCGGGACTCAAGAACTTGAATTTGTCAAGAAATCATTTACAAGGGAAAATCCCTTGGGAGATAGGAGGAATGATATCATTAGAATCCCTTGATCTATCGATAAATGACCTTTCTGGTAACATTCCTGAGAGTTTATCGGCTTTATATTTCTTGAGCTATTTGAATTTATCGTATAATAATCTTTCGGGAATGATACCATCTGGTCATCAACTCCAAACACTCAATGATCCATCCATCTATATGGgcaatgctgacttatgtggaccaccAATTTCCAAAAGTTGTTTTAACAATAAATCAACTCAAAATATTTTGCAAGAGTACAAGAAGGAGAATCCCGAGTGGCTATGGTTCTATATCAGCATGGTACTAGGATATGTGATGGGATTTTGGACCTTTTGTGGTATTCTCTTCCTCAAAGACGCATGGAGGCATGCTTAtttccatatgattgatgatatgtATGATTGGTTCTGGGTACAATGGTATTTAATCTTTTGA